The Triticum aestivum cultivar Chinese Spring chromosome 3A, IWGSC CS RefSeq v2.1, whole genome shotgun sequence genome includes a region encoding these proteins:
- the LOC123063518 gene encoding protein BOBBER 1-like codes for MAIISEDIMQEDEASPQQQQAAAAVKDNSSTEAEKKEKEESKGRQPNSGNGLDLDNYSWAQQLPEVNLTVPVPEGTKGRSVVCEIKKDHLKVGLKGQPPIIDGELHKPVKVEDCFWSIEDGRSLSILLTKRNRSEWWKTVIKGDPEIDTQRAEPESSKLSDLDPETRQTVEKMMFDQRQKQMGLPTSEEMQNQDMLKKLKSQYPDMDFSGMKMPS; via the coding sequence atggcgatcATCTCCGAGGACATCATGCAGGAGGACGAGGCGTCACCgcagcagcagcaggcggcggCCGCCGTGAAGGATAACAGCAGCACGgaggcggagaagaaggagaaggaggagagcaaGGGGAGGCAGCCAAACTCCGGCAACGGCCTCGACCTGGACAACTACTCGTGGGCGCAGCAGCTGCCGGAGGTGAACCTCACCGTCCCCGTCCCCGAAGGGACCAAGGGCAGGTCCGTCGTCTGCGAGATCAAGAAGGACCACCTCAAGGTCGGGCTCAAGGGCCAGCCTCCCATCATCGACGGCGAGCTCCACAAGCCCGTCAAGGTCGAGGACTGCTTCTGGAGCATCGAGGACGGGAGGTCGCTGTCCATACTGCTCACCAAGCGCAACCGGAGCGAGTGGTGGAAGACCGTGATCAAGGGCGACCCGGAGATCGACACCCAGCGCGCCGAGCCGGAGAGCAGCAAGCTCTCGGATCTGGACCCGGAGACGAGGCAGACCGTGGAGAAGATGATGTTCGACCAGCGCCAGAAGCAGATGGGCCTGCCCACGAGCGAGGAGATGCAGAATCAGGACATGCTCAAGAAACTCAAGTCCCAGTACCCGGACATGGACTTCTCCGGGATGAAGATGCCTTCTTAA
- the LOC123063517 gene encoding probable gamma-secretase subunit PEN-2: MEARVAAGVPADEESGLLPRARPPAAAVRGRTPSSSSSAAAPRRAPPPAVWATVDGPLGMPLEEAEGHARRFFLWGFACLPFLWAINCCYFWPVLRSPAASSPTAFAPIRPYVVRSAVGFTIFAAVLLTWATTFIIGGERLFGPVWKDLVMYNVADKLGLTGFMG, from the exons ATGGAGGCGAGGGTTGCAGCAGGGGTGCCCGCAGACGAGGAGTCCGGCCTCCTCCCCCGCGCGCGCCCGCCGGCGGCAGCAGTCCGAGGGCGGAcgccctcctcatcctcctccgcgGCGGCCCCGCGCCGCGCCCCCCCGCCGGCGGTGTGGGCGACGGTGGACGGGCCCCTGGGGATGCCGCTGGAGGAGGCGGAGGGCCACGCGCGGCGCTTCTTCCTCTGGGGCTTCGCCTGCCTCCCCTTCCTCTGGGCCATCAACTGCTGCTACTTCTGGCCCGTCCTCCGctcccccgccgcctcctcgcccacCGCCTTCGCCCCCATCCGCCCCT ATGTCGTGCGATCCGCGGTCGGCTTCACCATCTTCGCGGCGGTTCTCCTCACCTGGGCAACGACTTTCATCATCGGAGGCGAGCGACTGTTCGGCCCGGTGTGGAAGGATCTCGTGATGTACAACGTGGCGGACAAGCTCGGTCTCACCGGATTCATGGGGTAG